In bacterium, the genomic window AAGCAGACGTTTGCCAATTTTCGCATCGGCCACACGACCCTGCTCGCGGCTCTCGAACGTATTCCACTCGCGCGCTTCTCGGCCGACGGTGAACTCCCGCAATGGCTGCTCTCGCACTACCTCGAACCCCTTCAAGACTCCGTCCCCCGCGTTGAAAGCTGGGCGGGCACTCTCCGCTCAACCGGTCACGCTGGCCCGACCGGCCTCCCCGTGATTCAGTAGCCCATTCATTATCCAACATTTCCGCTTGCGTCTCGCTCTCTGCAATCTCAACCCTACCGTCGGCGCACTGCGTTCCAATGCGGACCGCGTGATTGCCGCCGCGCGCGCAGCCGTCGCCCGGGATTGTGAACTCGCGGTCGCAAGCGAACTTGTGCTCGCGGGCTACCCCAGCGAAGACCTCGTCCTCTGGCCCGATTATGTTGAGCAGCAGTGGCAGGAGTTGCAGCGCATCGCCCGCGATACGGCGGAGCTAAACCTCTATCTCGCGGTCGGTCTCGCTGTCACCCACGCCGAGAAGATCTACAACTGCGCCGCGCTCGTGCATCACGGCCATATTCTCGGCGTCGTGCCCAAGCAGCATCTCGCCAGCTACAATGTCTTCTACGAAGGCCGCACCTTCTCGGCGGGCACTCCGGGCGATCTCACTGATCATCGCGGCGTTCCCTTTGGCGATCTGGTCTTCGACACTCCCTTCGGCAAACTCGCACTCGAGATTTGTGAAGACCTATGGGTCGAGTGCGGCCCGCTGCTCTCGCGTGTCGAGCGCGGCGCGCAGCTCTCCGTCAATCTCTCCGCGTCGCCGTGGCGCATCGGCGTCGCCGAAGCCCGCCGTGATCTCCTCCGCGCGCGATCCCGTGCCGCGGGCATTCCCCTGATCTACGTCAATCAGGTCGGCGCCAACGACAGCTTGATCTTCGACGGGACGTCGCTCGCCGCGCGCAACGGCGAGCTGATCTTCGAAAGCCCGCGCTGGGTTGAGCAGATTTCGGTGCTCGATCTGCATGCACCCGTTCCGGTCGCGATTCACCCCGACACGCATAGCGCATTTTTTGACGACCTTAGCGCCGCGCTCGCGCTGGGCATCGCCGACTATTTCGCGAAGACTCGCGCCTTCGACCGCCTCGGGGTGTCGCTCTCCGGCGGCAAAGACTCCGCACTCGTGCTCTTGTTAGCCTGCGATGCCGCGCGTCGTCTGAATCGCGACCCCCGCGATTTCGTCCACGCCTTCTCGCTGCCCACGCATTTCAACAGCGACGCCACCCGCAACGTCGCCCGCGATCTCGCCCGCGACCTCGGCGTAACGTTCATGGAAGATTCCATCGAAGATGCCGTCGCCGTCGAACGCGCCGCCGCACTGCGCTTGAGTGGCGTGGCCCGACTTGCGCCGCTGACCGAACAGAATATTCAAGCCCGCATCCGTGCGCTGCGCATGTGGAACTGGTCGAATCAATCACGCGGACTCTGGCTGCAAACGGGCAACATGTCCGAGAAAGCTGTCGGCTACACGACCATCGGCGGCGATCTCTCCGGCGGCTATGCGCCCATCGCCAACGTCCCCAAAACGCTCGTTACGGCCCTGCTCACCCACTATCAATCGCGCCTGAATTTCGCAAGTCTCGCGACCCTGCTCACGCTCCGGCCGTCCGCTGAATTGGCCGAGAATCAGGAAGACGAGCGCGATCTGATGCCTTATCCCGTGCTCGACGCCTGCTTCGAGCTTTTCGCCGGACGCAAACTCCCGCTCCCGGAAGTCCTGCGCGAACTCGAACTGCGTTTCAGCGACGAAGCCCTAAAACAACTCGACCCGGCCTATGGACCGGGTCAACTCAAGGAATGGCTGCGCAAATTCGCGCGCCTGTTTATCTACTCAATCTACAAGTGGGTTCAATCGCCGCAAGGCATTCACGTCAGCGACTTGGATTTGGATCGCGAACGCGCCCTCCAGCTCCCGGTTGTCCAAAGCACCGAATGGCTGAACCTGACCAATCTGTAGCCGTCCTGCCTCATACCGCTTACCCCGATCCTCCGGCCCTAACTAAAACTCGTGGCCAAGATTGAGGTAAACATGGAAACTCCCCGTCTCATTTTGGCTCTTGATCATCTCCCCCGCCGTTAGCGACATCGGACCGAACAGCGTCGCCAGCGCGAACCGCGCACCGAAGCTGTGCCGATAATCTTCCACCGCCGGGAATGGATCCGAGAGCGGCGACACACCGCCCAGCGAATACAGCGCCGAAACGTAGGCATCCGCGAGCAATCGCGACAGCAAGTCATAGCGCGCTTCAAATTGCAGCGCGAACATGGAATTACCGAAGCGCTCGCCTTCGTGCAATCCCGGCATTTGATGTTCACCGCCGAAGCAGTATTGCCCCCACAGCGGTAGCTGCGTGTCATTCCAGCCGTAATCACCATGCAAGGCCGCCGTCCAGCGCGGTCGCACTGGAACATACGCCGCCGCGGTCGTCGTCAATCTATTCGCTTTCAAATCACCCGTGGACTGCACGACCAGTTGATACTGACTCCGCAAAAGAATTCCGCGCGAGGGAAACGGATAGCTGTCCTGCGTGTCCACATGCGTGCGCAAGCCCACCCATGCATGACTCGCTCGTGTGTCGCTGCTGACGCCGCCCGTGCGATAGTCGCGATAGCCTAAGCCTGCGCCAATTTCTCCCCAGCGCCGCAGCGCGCGCCCGGCCCATGCATCCGTCCCCGTGCGTTCAAAAAAGAACGATCCGCTGCTTTCATGGCGGTCGTCAAAGAAGCGGTGCTCTTCGCGCTCCCAAAACGCGTTATACTCCGCGGTGAAGTTTGAATTGAGAATGCGGTCTATCCGCCGCGTGCCGCGCAATTCCTCGTCCATCTCGCCGTATTTTCCAAAAAGCGTCACGCGCCCGCCGATGGGCTCCAGTCGGTCGTGCGTGAACTCGATGAAGCCGCGCCCCTTGCGCTCACTCGAATACCCGGCACCGATGCGCAATTGCGGCGTGGCCCGTTCAATCGCCCGCAGCGTCAGATAGGTCCCCTTGTCTGTCGCCGCATGCGCCAGCGCCACCAGATCGAATCGCTCGTTGCCCTGAATCTGCGCCAACCCCCGTTTTGCCCGGCGCACATCAAAGCGGTCGCCTTCGCGCAGCGGAAAGTCGCGCAGGAGCACGCTTGGCTTCACATGCTCCACGCCGTCCACGCTGATCTTGCGAATGATCCCTTCGTCCCATTCGCAAAACAGTCCGCCGTCCGTGCTCTGCTCCAAACGAATGGGCCGCGCCAGCGTCAGTCCGCGCTCCTGATAGCGACGCGCCACTTCCGCCGGCGGCACGTTGTTGACGAGCGAGTCCGCGAAGACCGTTATCCCGGCATGTATGATCCGCGTAGCGGCTTCGCCGTGATTCGGAAAGCTGGCTTCAAATTCGTCGCGCGTGCGTTCACTTACCGATAATCCTGCCCGCGATGCCGCGAACAGCGGCCGCGCCGCCAGACCGCGCCCGTGCAGCTTGGCCCGCAACTCACTCGCGATTGCCTTACCCGCCGCGTAACCCGCTTCGATCAGACTGTCAATCTTGCTGAAGTCCGTAGAAGTGTGTTCTCCCACTTGCGGTTCGATCACGACATCCGCCGTTCGCCGCGACTGCTCATTCTGCTCAAGCTGCAAGATTGTCGTCACGCGGTCGGACAATTCCCACGGCAAGTCGATCGCTTCACCGGGGATTACAGGCGTCGTCACGTCAACGGCCAGCACAAAGTCGGCCCCCTCTTCACGCGCCTGCTCGACCGGAATATTCTCCGTGACGCCGCCATCTATTAGGCGCATGTCACCTAACGGATAAGGAATATACACCAGCGGCAGCGACGACGATGCGCGCATCGCCTCGGCGATGCTCCCGTGACGGAACACCACCGGCGTTCCATGCACGATGTCCGACGCCAGAAGGCGCAGCCGTACCGGAAAATCGTCGAAGCTGTTCCACGCGTGAAAACGCGCGTTCTGCTCAAGATCGAATAACAGATCGTAGAGCTTCTGCCCACCGGATACTGCCACCGGCACCTCCGGCGTCCAGCCGCGAAAGCGCAGCGTCAGAAGCCCCTTGCCGGAGTTCTCCTTCTGCGCAAGCACCAGATTGCGCCGCGCCGGACGATCGAGAAACAGCCTGCTCCACTCCGTGGATACCGAAAGATCGCGCAGCTCCTCCGGCGTATAGCCTGCACAATACAGTCCGCCGATTATTCCGCCGACGGACGACCCGACGATCATGTCGGGGATCAGTTCTTCTTCTTCCAATGCCTTCAACACGCCGATGTGCGCGAAGCCGCGCGCTCCGCCGCCCGACAACACGAGCGCGTAGCCGCCGGTCTCCGCTTGCGCAGCAGACCAGCCAATCACGACGAACAATAAACTCGCCCAGAGCGAGCGCACAACACGCATGAAACTTTCCGGATGGACTCAAACGGGCGCAAGCGGACTGCTTGCTGAATTTCCCGTCGCACAACTGACGGATGTCGAACTCTTCTCGGCCGGCGCCGCCGCGCCGGAATTTGCTCCGCTCGCCGCCTGTGCGGACAACTTCGCGGCCTGTCTAAATGAAGCCGCGCGCCGCGCCACACGCGGTCTGCTGCTCTTTCTGCCGGCCGACCTGCTCACGCTGCCGGACGGCTGGCGTGAACGCCTGCTCGCCGCAGCAGCCGCGCATCCTGCCGCGCGGTTCTTCTTCGGCGACTACGCGTGGCGCTCGGCTGACGGTGATCAACCTTTCACCGTGCGTCACGATCTCGGCGACATCACCGAACGCGAAGACTGGGGCCCGGTCTGGGCCGTGCGCGTCGAGTGGTTGAACTCACTCGGCGGACTCGACACCGAGCACCATAAAGCCGCCTTCTACGATCTGCTCCTGAAAAGCTGGGGCAGCACGACCCGCGTGCACATCGGCGGCCCGTTGGCTGTCGTCCCCGCGCCGCAAACCGACGCCGCTGAACAGGCAATAAAATCCAAACTCTTCTATCCCGGCCGCGGCGCCCTCGGCGGATTCTCGTATCTCTTCATGGACAAAGAAACCGAGCACCACACCGAGCAGGTCTTCTATAATTTCCTGAAGCGCGAACACGCCTGGCTCGCTGGCGACCGCTCCGCATCTCCCCGCACTTCAGCGGGCGGGCAAGGAGGGGTAAACTCGACAAGCACTCCCCGCATCTCCGTCGTCACACCCGTCTACAATCGCGCCAAGTTCATCGGCAAAGCCATTGAGTCCGTGCAAGCCGCCGACATCTCCGATTGGGAGTACGTCATCGTAGACAACGGCTCGACCGATAATACCCGCGACGTCGTGCGCAGCTACATGGCCCGCGACCCGCGCATTAAGTTAATCGAAAACGACCGCAACGTCATCGCGGTGTCGCTCAATCTCGGCGTCCGTGCCGCGCAAGGTCAATACATCGCGCAGCTCGACAGCGACGACGAGCACCTGCCGCACACGCTGCGCACCATGGCCGATCATCTCGACAGCAACCCCACGTGGGGTTTGGCCATCAGCTACTACGAGCTGATGGACGTCGACGGCAACGTCCTGCCCGATTTCGGAGTGATCAAGCACGAGCAGTACAACCGCAACAACATTCTGCGCCGCGACGGCGCCGGCGCGTTACGCTGCTGGCATCGCAGTGTGATTCTGGAATTCGGCGGCTTCGATGAAGGCGAACTCGGGCACTACGGCGAAGATTACGATCTCGTGCTGAAGTGCGGCGAGAAATATGAAGTGGGCCGCGTCCATCTGGTCTGCTATCGCTATCGCCGTCACGACGACAATACCGATGTGTTGCGTTCCAGTGAAATGAAGATCCGTAACAAGACCTTAGCGCGCCTGCGGGCTCTCGACCGCCGACGCGCGCTCAACGCCGCCGGCTAAGGCACTCAGTCTCCTCCGTCACCGCCTCCTCCGTCGCCATCTCCGCCGTCACCGTCTCCTCCGTCGCCGTCATCGTTGGCCGGGTCGGACGAGTCGGAATCGTGAGAGTCAGGGAAATACGGCGTGCCATCGGGATCTGTCCCTCTTTCGCGCCGCCGCGGCTCTGGTCCCTCGCGGCGCAGCGCGAGTCTGATTATGGCAATCAAGACGGCAACAGCGCCCAAACTCACCCACGCGCTTGTTGACATGATTCGCCTCCCATTGCACGGTTGTCCGCTCGAATTCTAACGCTTCGTCTCTGAGCGCCACGCCCTGTCTCGTTAGACAGGGCGTTCGCGTTTATTTCAATTCTGCTAACAAGTCCTCAAGGTCAAGCGGCTCGGTGACCATTCTCAAGTTACCGTCAGGGTCCCGCGGCCACTGCCGTTCGGGTCGGTCCCAATAGAGTTCAAGTCCGTTGAAATCTGGATCATGCAAGTAGAGCGCTTCACTCACGCCGTGATCCGCCGCGCCTTCCAGAGCAATCTCCGCATGCATCAAGCGCCTCAGCGCATCGGCCAGCGCAGCGCGCGTCGGATAGAGAATCGCCACATGATAAAGCCCCGTCGAACGTTCCGGCGGCGGAGGTGCGCCGCGGCTGTGCCACGTGTTCAGTCCAAGATGATGATGATATCCGCCCGCGCTGATGAATGCCGCTCCGTTGCCCATCCGCTGCACAAGATCGAACCCCAGCACACCGCAATAAAATTGCAGCGCCCGATCCAGATCAGACACTTTCAGATGAACGTGCCCGATCCGTACTCCGGAGTCAATCGGTCGGTCGCCTATTTGGATTTCTCCCGCAGAAGATTGAGCGCGCTGCCCGCGCGGAACCACGCGATCTGCTCGGCATTCAACGTCTGATCCAGAAGCATCGTGTCGCTCGTTCCGTCGGCATGCTTGGCAATCATCTTCACCGGTTTCCCCGGCGTCAATCCGGCCAGATCCACCAGCGATATCCTGTCGCCCTCCTGGACCTTCTCATAGTCGCCGGGATTCTGGAACGTCAGCGGCAGAATCCCCTGCTTCTTCAGGTTCGATTGGTGAATGCGCGCGAAGCTGCGCGTGATCACCGCGCCGCAGCCCAGCAAGCGCGGCGACATCGCGGCGTGTTCACGCGACGAGCCTTCACCGTAATTCTCGTCGCCGACAACCACCCACATCTT contains:
- the nadE gene encoding NAD(+) synthase; its protein translation is MQHFRLRLALCNLNPTVGALRSNADRVIAAARAAVARDCELAVASELVLAGYPSEDLVLWPDYVEQQWQELQRIARDTAELNLYLAVGLAVTHAEKIYNCAALVHHGHILGVVPKQHLASYNVFYEGRTFSAGTPGDLTDHRGVPFGDLVFDTPFGKLALEICEDLWVECGPLLSRVERGAQLSVNLSASPWRIGVAEARRDLLRARSRAAGIPLIYVNQVGANDSLIFDGTSLAARNGELIFESPRWVEQISVLDLHAPVPVAIHPDTHSAFFDDLSAALALGIADYFAKTRAFDRLGVSLSGGKDSALVLLLACDAARRLNRDPRDFVHAFSLPTHFNSDATRNVARDLARDLGVTFMEDSIEDAVAVERAAALRLSGVARLAPLTEQNIQARIRALRMWNWSNQSRGLWLQTGNMSEKAVGYTTIGGDLSGGYAPIANVPKTLVTALLTHYQSRLNFASLATLLTLRPSAELAENQEDERDLMPYPVLDACFELFAGRKLPLPEVLRELELRFSDEALKQLDPAYGPGQLKEWLRKFARLFIYSIYKWVQSPQGIHVSDLDLDRERALQLPVVQSTEWLNLTNL
- a CDS encoding patatin-like phospholipase family protein yields the protein MRVVRSLWASLLFVVIGWSAAQAETGGYALVLSGGGARGFAHIGVLKALEEEELIPDMIVGSSVGGIIGGLYCAGYTPEELRDLSVSTEWSRLFLDRPARRNLVLAQKENSGKGLLTLRFRGWTPEVPVAVSGGQKLYDLLFDLEQNARFHAWNSFDDFPVRLRLLASDIVHGTPVVFRHGSIAEAMRASSSLPLVYIPYPLGDMRLIDGGVTENIPVEQAREEGADFVLAVDVTTPVIPGEAIDLPWELSDRVTTILQLEQNEQSRRTADVVIEPQVGEHTSTDFSKIDSLIEAGYAAGKAIASELRAKLHGRGLAARPLFAASRAGLSVSERTRDEFEASFPNHGEAATRIIHAGITVFADSLVNNVPPAEVARRYQERGLTLARPIRLEQSTDGGLFCEWDEGIIRKISVDGVEHVKPSVLLRDFPLREGDRFDVRRAKRGLAQIQGNERFDLVALAHAATDKGTYLTLRAIERATPQLRIGAGYSSERKGRGFIEFTHDRLEPIGGRVTLFGKYGEMDEELRGTRRIDRILNSNFTAEYNAFWEREEHRFFDDRHESSGSFFFERTGTDAWAGRALRRWGEIGAGLGYRDYRTGGVSSDTRASHAWVGLRTHVDTQDSYPFPSRGILLRSQYQLVVQSTGDLKANRLTTTAAAYVPVRPRWTAALHGDYGWNDTQLPLWGQYCFGGEHQMPGLHEGERFGNSMFALQFEARYDLLSRLLADAYVSALYSLGGVSPLSDPFPAVEDYRHSFGARFALATLFGPMSLTAGEMIKSQNETGSFHVYLNLGHEF
- a CDS encoding glycosyltransferase family 2 protein, which encodes MKLSGWTQTGASGLLAEFPVAQLTDVELFSAGAAAPEFAPLAACADNFAACLNEAARRATRGLLLFLPADLLTLPDGWRERLLAAAAAHPAARFFFGDYAWRSADGDQPFTVRHDLGDITEREDWGPVWAVRVEWLNSLGGLDTEHHKAAFYDLLLKSWGSTTRVHIGGPLAVVPAPQTDAAEQAIKSKLFYPGRGALGGFSYLFMDKETEHHTEQVFYNFLKREHAWLAGDRSASPRTSAGGQGGVNSTSTPRISVVTPVYNRAKFIGKAIESVQAADISDWEYVIVDNGSTDNTRDVVRSYMARDPRIKLIENDRNVIAVSLNLGVRAAQGQYIAQLDSDDEHLPHTLRTMADHLDSNPTWGLAISYYELMDVDGNVLPDFGVIKHEQYNRNNILRRDGAGALRCWHRSVILEFGGFDEGELGHYGEDYDLVLKCGEKYEVGRVHLVCYRYRRHDDNTDVLRSSEMKIRNKTLARLRALDRRRALNAAG
- a CDS encoding VOC family protein, which translates into the protein MGDRPIDSGVRIGHVHLKVSDLDRALQFYCGVLGFDLVQRMGNGAAFISAGGYHHHLGLNTWHSRGAPPPPERSTGLYHVAILYPTRAALADALRRLMHAEIALEGAADHGVSEALYLHDPDFNGLELYWDRPERQWPRDPDGNLRMVTEPLDLEDLLAELK